CCACCACATCGCCGAGTCCTGTTCCGGCGGTGACCTCCGCGGCGTGAGCCACGCCGACCAGCTCGTTCTCGGTACGTTCGAGGTCGAAGCAGGCGTTCGCCGCGAGCGCCGCGCCGAGCGCCGCGCCGCCCGAGACGCCGAAGCCAGCGCTCACCGGCAACGGCGTCTCGACGGCAACGTGAGCGTCGACTCCGAGCGTGTCGAGCGTGCGCGTCACGGCGTCCATCTCGGCGGGTTCGCCACCGAGGGTGATGGTCGTCGCGGCCGTTTCGTTCGCTGGCGTGAGCGTAACCATCACGCCGTCGGCGAGCGCGAGCCCCGTTCCCCGCGACCCCGCCTTGCGGGGATCGTCGTGAGGATGAACGCTGAAGAATCCCGTGATATGACCGGGAACGAACGCCCGCGTCGGGGTCGCCGTCCGCTCACTTCGCTCCCCGTCCGACGTCGACATACGAGGGAATCGGCCGTCGGCCGGGATAAATCCGCGCGTTCGGCGATCGGTCGATCCCCTGTTCGTGGCGGGCTCGTGATCGCACAAGACTTGGCCGCGAACGCCGGGAAAAGCGCTTTGTGCGAGTCACCGCTACGGGACAAACGACGACGTAAGGTGGGGATCGGTCGTCGGTTTCACGAATCAAAACGGATCGCTACCGATCGTGACCTCGCTACACCCCC
The sequence above is a segment of the Halococcus salifodinae DSM 8989 genome. Coding sequences within it:
- a CDS encoding pantoate kinase gives rise to the protein MSTSDGERSERTATPTRAFVPGHITGFFSVHPHDDPRKAGSRGTGLALADGVMVTLTPANETAATTITLGGEPAEMDAVTRTLDTLGVDAHVAVETPLPVSAGFGVSGGAALGAALAANACFDLERTENELVGVAHAAEVTAGTGLGDVVAQARGGVPIRMEPGAPPHGALDGIPVRADRRVEFVSFDGRSTEAILGGDTDGLSAAGERALATLREGPTLQRMVSCSAAFAREAELLTERVETAIGAVEAAGGAASMAMLGETVFALDTGLTDAGYEPATCTIHPPGAGIVGIDSR